Proteins from a single region of Sporosarcina sp. P33:
- a CDS encoding sensor histidine kinase — protein sequence MNEKAIDIQQMEKIFGNMVNVMDRSKSDIFLISEQSRRSYEEMQKELAEVKESISHVITEGDSLEDMSRHSRKRLAAVSKDFVTYSEEEVKQAYSAANDLLVRVSINKMEEKQLRERRDELERRLMALLSTIERADQLVNQVTTVINYLTSDLKDVSTALETARHKQDFAVQIIQAQEEERKRLSRDIHDGPAQMLANVLMRSGLIEKTFVQHGPDEAMRELAYLKEMVRGALSEVRRIIYDLRPMALDDLGLVPTLRKYLSTISEYEAPLIIHFQSNGAEKRFASNFEVGVFRLIQESVNNSIKHAKTDEIWVKIEWLRETVNILIKDQGLGFDTKEVKEKSFGLIGMQERVELLKGKMKVSSKIGEGTSVLFQIPLDDEM from the coding sequence TTGAACGAGAAAGCGATTGACATTCAACAAATGGAAAAGATTTTCGGCAACATGGTAAATGTGATGGATCGTTCGAAAAGCGATATCTTCTTAATTAGTGAACAAAGCCGCCGAAGTTATGAAGAAATGCAAAAAGAGCTGGCAGAAGTGAAAGAAAGTATTTCGCATGTAATAACAGAAGGTGATTCCTTAGAAGATATGTCCCGTCATTCGCGAAAGCGTCTGGCCGCAGTATCTAAGGATTTTGTTACGTATAGTGAAGAAGAAGTAAAACAAGCTTACAGTGCGGCAAATGACTTGCTTGTACGTGTCTCCATCAATAAAATGGAAGAGAAGCAGCTTCGCGAAAGGCGGGATGAGCTGGAACGCCGGCTTATGGCGCTGCTTTCTACAATTGAAAGAGCAGATCAGCTCGTTAACCAAGTAACGACTGTGATTAATTATTTAACGTCTGATTTAAAAGATGTGAGCACGGCACTTGAAACCGCCCGACACAAACAAGATTTTGCGGTCCAGATCATTCAGGCGCAGGAAGAAGAACGGAAACGGCTGTCACGCGATATTCATGACGGACCAGCCCAGATGCTGGCGAATGTTCTGATGCGTTCCGGCCTGATTGAGAAAACGTTTGTCCAGCATGGTCCGGATGAAGCTATGAGGGAACTGGCCTATCTGAAAGAAATGGTCAGAGGAGCATTGTCTGAAGTGCGGCGAATCATTTATGATCTGCGTCCTATGGCATTGGATGACTTGGGGCTTGTTCCGACGTTACGCAAATATTTATCGACTATTAGTGAATATGAGGCGCCGCTGATCATCCACTTCCAAAGCAACGGAGCAGAAAAAAGATTTGCTTCTAATTTTGAAGTAGGGGTTTTCCGGCTCATACAGGAATCAGTGAATAACAGCATCAAGCATGCGAAAACTGATGAAATTTGGGTCAAAATCGAATGGTTGCGCGAAACCGTCAATATTTTAATAAAAGATCAAGGTCTTGGCTTTGACACAAAAGAAGTAAAAGAAAAATCATTTGGTTTAATTGGAATGCAAGAACGAGTGGAATTATTGAAAGGGAAAATGAAGGTATCCTCTAAAATTGGGGAAGGCACTTCTGTTCTTTTTCAGATTCCATTAGATGATGAAATGTAA
- a CDS encoding response regulator transcription factor: MESTKILIVDDHQLFREGVKRILDFEESFNVVAEGDDGSEVLELYREYQPDVVLMDINMPRMNGVDATEELVKEFPDARVIMLSIHDDESYVTHALKTGALGYMLKEMDADAIVQAIKVVANGGSYLHPKITHNLVSEFRRLSEREHKGSFQQNDIRRPLHLLTKRECEVLQLLTDGQSNRTIGETLFISEKTVKNHVSSILQKMNVNDRTQAVVTAIKNGWVEVK, from the coding sequence ATGGAGTCGACAAAAATTTTGATAGTAGATGATCACCAATTGTTCCGCGAAGGAGTTAAACGAATTTTGGATTTTGAAGAATCGTTTAACGTAGTAGCTGAAGGAGACGACGGATCAGAGGTGCTTGAGTTATACAGAGAGTACCAGCCGGACGTTGTACTGATGGATATTAACATGCCGCGTATGAACGGTGTGGACGCAACAGAGGAACTCGTAAAAGAATTCCCGGATGCACGCGTTATTATGCTTTCTATTCACGATGATGAGTCCTATGTGACACACGCCCTAAAGACAGGTGCTCTCGGCTATATGCTAAAAGAAATGGATGCGGATGCAATTGTACAAGCCATTAAAGTAGTGGCGAATGGCGGCTCTTATTTGCACCCGAAAATCACGCATAATTTAGTCTCTGAATTCCGCCGTTTGAGCGAGAGAGAACATAAAGGTTCTTTCCAGCAGAACGATATTCGCCGCCCGCTTCATTTGCTGACAAAGCGTGAATGTGAAGTTCTGCAATTGCTGACAGACGGTCAAAGCAACAGAACAATTGGTGAAACGCTATTCATCTCAGAAAAGACCGTGAAAAATCACGTTTCCAGCATACTGCAAAAAATGAATGTAAATGACCGTACGCAAGCAGTTGTCACAGCTATCAAAAATGGCTGGGTAGAAGTAAAATAA
- a CDS encoding nuclear transport factor 2 family protein encodes MKKKLAAASIALALVLGACGNSDDKNTNAPVNEEPAPGSGAIDHGVDDKKVGFSMSGDKVEEAADVPEQEKADILAAFDNYIETLNKQDIDGYLATLSTEGYDLEEERQATEEMLANTAMKRETDNETIVKYTGESAQVFSTLKTTFTDKESGVENTPEGRQVTVFNKEDGEWKVFSIHFIGDEPGNQ; translated from the coding sequence ATGAAGAAAAAATTAGCAGCGGCATCCATTGCACTGGCCCTTGTTTTGGGAGCATGCGGTAACTCGGATGACAAGAACACAAATGCTCCTGTAAACGAGGAACCGGCACCAGGCAGCGGTGCGATCGACCACGGAGTAGATGACAAGAAGGTCGGATTCAGTATGTCCGGCGACAAAGTAGAAGAAGCTGCGGATGTGCCTGAACAAGAAAAAGCCGATATTCTCGCCGCTTTTGATAACTATATCGAAACATTGAACAAACAGGATATCGATGGGTATCTCGCTACACTTTCTACGGAAGGCTATGATCTTGAAGAAGAGCGTCAGGCGACCGAGGAAATGCTTGCGAATACAGCGATGAAGCGTGAAACGGATAATGAAACGATCGTAAAATACACGGGGGAAAGCGCTCAAGTATTCTCGACGCTGAAAACCACGTTCACGGATAAAGAGTCGGGCGTGGAAAATACACCTGAAGGCCGCCAAGTAACTGTCTTTAATAAGGAAGACGGCGAGTGGAAAGTGTTCTCCATCCACTTTATCGGGGACGAGCCGGGCAACCAGTAA
- a CDS encoding competence protein ComK encodes MSNPHYLSSYIVTFHTFALLHGQHSNPYYTKVVESDRTFIVEKTPLEIMRDSCAHYRSNFESIINSSKSDLKNRPKPPIMLTHSNDRPLLFFPLLSPTLHKNSWVAYHAVKDAVQHEDGVIVMLKNDTQMPLDTSLATVYRQMALSHILSQRFEHAQEELRSSYYMIMEPKSSDSPIS; translated from the coding sequence ATGTCCAATCCACATTACCTGTCGTCTTACATCGTGACTTTTCATACTTTTGCATTACTTCACGGACAACATTCCAATCCGTACTATACGAAAGTAGTAGAAAGCGACCGGACGTTTATTGTTGAGAAAACCCCATTAGAAATTATGAGAGATTCATGCGCACATTACCGTTCTAATTTCGAATCGATTATCAACAGTTCAAAAAGTGATTTGAAAAACCGTCCCAAACCGCCCATTATGCTCACTCATTCGAATGATCGGCCGTTATTGTTCTTCCCTTTACTGTCCCCTACGTTACATAAAAATTCATGGGTGGCTTATCACGCAGTAAAAGATGCGGTTCAACATGAAGACGGAGTAATTGTTATGCTGAAGAACGATACACAGATGCCGCTTGATACGTCACTTGCGACTGTCTACCGGCAAATGGCGCTGTCGCATATTTTGTCTCAGCGTTTTGAACATGCACAGGAAGAATTGCGCAGCTCCTATTATATGATTATGGAGCCGAAAAGTTCTGATTCTCCAATTTCCTGA
- a CDS encoding amidohydrolase: MREQLFKKLEQSYGDMVEIRRYLHMNPEVSFKEEKTAAYIADFYKQLGMEVRTGVGGNGITAKIKGAKPGKTVALRADFDALPIQDQKDAPYASTVPGVMHACGHDGHTATLLQLAKAMNEMREELAGEYVFIHQHAEESAPGGAIAMIEDGCLEGVDVIFGTHLWSLFEPGVIYYAAGPIMAAADRFKITIQGAGGHGASPHQTKDAIVIGSQLVINLQQLVSRRVDPIDSAVLSVGSFVSENAYNVIADQAVLTGTVRSFTNDVRNLMEQEIQRVVKGTAIAHDCEITAEYFRGYPAVVNHEKETDFLKQVAESIPELKGAVQMQPQMGGEDFAYYLEKVPGTFFFTGARPKDAFPHHHPRFDIDEQAMLAAAKTLGAAALEYQN, from the coding sequence ATGAGAGAGCAGTTATTTAAGAAATTAGAGCAATCCTATGGTGATATGGTAGAGATTCGACGCTACCTGCATATGAATCCCGAAGTTTCATTTAAAGAAGAAAAGACGGCTGCTTATATAGCTGATTTCTATAAACAATTGGGAATGGAAGTGCGTACAGGCGTGGGCGGCAATGGCATCACGGCTAAGATAAAGGGCGCGAAGCCGGGTAAAACTGTTGCATTGCGCGCAGATTTTGATGCACTGCCCATTCAGGATCAAAAAGACGCGCCATACGCTTCTACAGTTCCGGGTGTTATGCATGCATGCGGACATGATGGCCATACCGCCACACTGCTGCAGCTCGCAAAAGCAATGAATGAAATGCGTGAAGAGCTGGCCGGCGAATATGTATTTATTCATCAGCATGCGGAAGAATCAGCCCCGGGCGGCGCAATCGCAATGATTGAAGATGGCTGCCTGGAAGGTGTAGATGTCATTTTCGGCACGCATCTCTGGTCCCTTTTTGAGCCGGGAGTCATTTATTATGCCGCCGGACCGATCATGGCGGCAGCTGACCGCTTTAAGATTACGATTCAAGGTGCAGGCGGACACGGTGCTTCTCCGCATCAGACAAAAGATGCGATTGTCATCGGCTCGCAGCTGGTCATCAATCTGCAGCAGCTCGTTTCAAGACGTGTAGACCCTATTGATTCAGCCGTTCTTTCAGTCGGTTCATTCGTTTCAGAAAATGCCTATAACGTCATTGCTGATCAGGCCGTATTGACCGGAACCGTGCGTTCCTTCACGAATGACGTCCGCAATCTGATGGAACAGGAAATACAGCGTGTAGTAAAAGGCACAGCTATCGCACATGACTGCGAAATCACGGCAGAATATTTCCGCGGTTATCCTGCAGTGGTCAATCATGAGAAAGAAACGGACTTCCTGAAACAGGTGGCGGAATCCATTCCGGAACTAAAAGGCGCAGTCCAAATGCAGCCGCAAATGGGCGGAGAGGACTTTGCTTACTACCTGGAAAAAGTGCCGGGCACATTTTTCTTCACAGGCGCGCGGCCGAAAGATGCTTTTCCGCACCATCACCCGCGGTTCGACATAGATGAACAGGCTATGCTGGCAGCTGCCAAAACACTGGGCGCGGCCGCACTTGAATACCAGAACTGA
- a CDS encoding antibiotic biosynthesis monooxygenase: MNIYMTTGTFEFMEKIKEKHKSESIFLMNGSGHTLLLHETNGASIFQTPRKYEVAGSFGNLTEPGFFAMDNVAVTDEGKPIFEHQYKEMGEKLQNMPGFIAYRLLRPIGSDTYTLLTEWTDKRLYEVWHNSPGNKLSNTMNFKDAGGATQHIFSSAPYTAHYKTPVDEV, translated from the coding sequence ATGAATATTTATATGACGACAGGAACTTTTGAATTTATGGAAAAGATTAAGGAGAAGCACAAAAGTGAATCGATTTTCTTAATGAACGGCAGCGGCCACACGCTGCTGCTCCATGAAACAAATGGTGCAAGCATATTTCAGACGCCGAGGAAATATGAAGTGGCCGGATCTTTCGGCAATCTGACAGAACCAGGATTTTTCGCAATGGATAATGTTGCTGTTACAGATGAAGGAAAACCGATTTTCGAGCACCAGTATAAAGAGATGGGTGAGAAATTGCAGAATATGCCTGGCTTCATTGCATATCGCTTATTACGTCCAATCGGCTCTGATACGTATACATTACTGACGGAGTGGACAGACAAGCGATTGTATGAAGTATGGCACAACTCCCCCGGCAATAAGCTGTCCAATACGATGAATTTCAAAGATGCCGGCGGCGCGACACAGCATATCTTCTCAAGTGCACCGTACACCGCCCATTATAAGACACCTGTAGATGAGGTTTGA
- the hemE gene encoding uroporphyrinogen decarboxylase: MSTFNDTLLRAARGEKIEHTPVWFMRQAGRSQPEYRKIKEKYSLEEITHQPELCAYVTKLPVDQYDVDAAILYKDIVTPLVGIGVDVKIKSGVGPVISNPIRSAQDIEKLGEFSAEEQIPYVVDTIKILTQEQLNVPLIGFAGAPFTLASYMIEGGPSKSYNLTKSFMVSEPQAWFTLMDKLADMTISYITAQVNAGAKAVQIFDSWVGALNVSDYRIFIKPTMTRIFSELRKLNVPLITFGVGASHLANEWHDLPVDVVGLDWRLSVKEAGERGLTKPLQGNLDPSMLLADWSVIEERAKLIVEQGVEHGSHIFNLGHGVFPEVQPATLKRLTAFVHEYSAELRSK; the protein is encoded by the coding sequence ATGTCAACATTTAATGATACGTTATTGCGTGCTGCGAGAGGCGAGAAGATTGAACACACACCAGTGTGGTTCATGCGTCAAGCAGGACGTTCACAGCCGGAATACCGAAAGATCAAAGAAAAATACTCCTTGGAAGAAATTACGCATCAGCCGGAATTGTGTGCATATGTAACTAAACTGCCTGTTGATCAATATGACGTCGATGCAGCTATTCTATATAAAGATATCGTCACACCGCTAGTGGGAATCGGTGTAGATGTAAAAATAAAATCAGGCGTAGGCCCTGTTATTTCAAACCCTATCCGTTCTGCACAAGATATCGAAAAGCTTGGAGAGTTTTCAGCAGAAGAGCAAATTCCTTACGTAGTAGATACGATAAAAATCCTTACGCAAGAGCAATTGAATGTACCGCTGATCGGATTTGCGGGAGCGCCGTTTACACTTGCGAGCTATATGATTGAAGGGGGCCCTTCAAAGAGTTATAACCTGACGAAATCCTTCATGGTGTCAGAACCGCAAGCATGGTTCACACTGATGGACAAGCTGGCGGATATGACGATTTCCTATATCACAGCTCAAGTGAATGCAGGAGCAAAAGCCGTGCAGATATTTGATTCGTGGGTTGGGGCACTTAACGTGTCAGACTACCGAATCTTCATCAAACCGACGATGACACGTATTTTCTCAGAATTGCGCAAGTTAAATGTTCCATTGATTACATTCGGAGTAGGTGCAAGCCACTTGGCGAATGAATGGCATGATCTGCCGGTTGACGTAGTAGGACTGGATTGGCGTTTGTCCGTAAAAGAAGCAGGCGAACGCGGCCTGACAAAACCATTGCAGGGGAACTTGGATCCGTCCATGCTGCTCGCTGACTGGTCTGTCATCGAAGAGCGTGCAAAGCTGATTGTTGAACAAGGGGTGGAACACGGCAGCCATATCTTCAACTTGGGCCACGGTGTATTCCCTGAAGTACAACCTGCAACATTGAAGCGTTTGACAGCATTTGTTCATGAATACAGTGCTGAATTACGTTCGAAATAA
- the hemH gene encoding ferrochelatase, with product MTKKKMGLLVMAYGTPNSYDDLIPYYTHIRRGRPPAPEQVEDLRSRYEAIGGISPLARITDDQANALGARLNEVQDEIEFKVYVGLKHIAPFVEDAVQQMDDDGIEEAVSIVLAPHFSTFSVKSYNGRAKEEADKHGIRLTSVESWYKQPKFIEYWANQLRQTYGAMDEAERDNSCLIVSAHSLPEKILANGDPYADQLKETAEMITEAAGVKTYALGWQSEGQTPDPWLGPDVQDLTRDLYETKGYTSFVYTPVGFVSDHLEVLYDNDYECKVVCDDIGAAYHRPAMPNTDPLFVDAMADAVMEQLQQSK from the coding sequence ATGACGAAAAAGAAAATGGGCTTACTCGTTATGGCGTATGGGACACCGAACTCCTATGACGATTTAATACCGTACTACACGCATATCCGCAGAGGCCGTCCGCCGGCTCCAGAACAAGTGGAAGATCTTCGCAGCCGCTATGAAGCAATCGGAGGGATTTCACCGCTGGCACGGATTACGGATGATCAGGCGAACGCACTTGGCGCACGTCTGAATGAAGTACAGGATGAAATTGAATTCAAGGTATATGTCGGATTGAAACATATCGCACCTTTCGTGGAAGATGCAGTACAGCAAATGGATGACGACGGCATTGAAGAAGCGGTTTCCATCGTATTGGCACCGCACTTCTCTACGTTCTCTGTTAAATCATACAACGGCCGGGCGAAAGAGGAAGCAGACAAGCACGGCATCCGTCTGACTTCTGTGGAAAGCTGGTACAAGCAGCCGAAGTTTATCGAGTACTGGGCAAACCAGCTGCGTCAAACGTACGGCGCCATGGATGAAGCAGAACGTGACAATTCATGTTTGATCGTATCTGCGCACTCATTACCGGAAAAGATCTTGGCGAATGGAGACCCATACGCTGATCAGCTGAAAGAAACAGCTGAAATGATCACAGAAGCAGCCGGCGTTAAAACATACGCACTTGGCTGGCAAAGTGAAGGGCAGACGCCAGATCCTTGGCTCGGTCCTGACGTTCAAGATCTGACACGTGATCTGTATGAAACTAAAGGCTATACGTCATTCGTTTATACACCAGTCGGTTTCGTAAGCGACCATTTGGAAGTGCTGTACGATAATGACTATGAATGTAAAGTCGTATGTGATGATATCGGCGCAGCATATCACAGACCTGCCATGCCGAACACAGATCCTTTATTCGTTGATGCAATGGCAGATGCAGTGATGGAGCAATTACAGCAGTCGAAATGA
- the hemY gene encoding protoporphyrinogen oxidase has protein sequence MSERKKVVIIGGGITGLAAAYYMQKDAREQGLPLDITLIEASIKLGGKIQTVRRDGYVIERGPDSFLIRKQSVDQLASDLGIADQLVRNATGQAYILLHNHMHKIPAGAVMGVPTEVKPFVTSGLFSVSGKVRAAGDLILPRSEVTGDQSLGKFFRRRFGTEVVENLIEPLLSGVYAGDIDHMSLESTFPQFYEVEKKHRSLILGMKKTTPKQLPQKNSHSSKKMGAFHTFRNGLESLTEALEEQLTDITVMKGTRVIKVEKQGDSAVLTMGDQQKIEADAVILATSHTVASRLFEPYGLLNELGTIPTTSVATVALGYPKHAMKKEIDGTGFLVPRSSNHSITACTLVDRKWPTTTPDDKVMVRAFVGRVGEEAIVDLPDSEIEKIVRKDLGEILGLEGEPEFCIITRWKDDRPQYRVGHKDKILRAREELQSEFPMIQLAGASYNGVGLPDCIDQGVAAKDEVLARLFS, from the coding sequence ATGAGTGAACGAAAAAAAGTGGTCATTATCGGCGGGGGCATCACAGGTCTCGCGGCGGCGTACTATATGCAAAAAGATGCGCGTGAGCAAGGACTTCCCTTAGACATCACCTTGATAGAAGCATCTATTAAGCTGGGCGGAAAAATCCAGACAGTCCGTCGAGACGGCTATGTAATCGAACGCGGTCCCGACTCCTTTTTGATCCGTAAACAAAGTGTTGACCAATTGGCAAGTGACTTGGGAATAGCGGATCAGCTTGTCCGAAACGCAACCGGGCAAGCATATATTCTTTTGCATAATCATATGCACAAAATACCGGCAGGCGCTGTTATGGGCGTCCCGACAGAAGTCAAACCATTTGTGACATCAGGTCTATTCAGTGTAAGCGGTAAAGTGCGCGCGGCAGGCGATTTGATCCTGCCGCGTTCTGAAGTGACTGGAGATCAGTCGCTCGGTAAGTTCTTCCGCAGGCGCTTCGGCACCGAAGTGGTAGAAAACTTAATTGAACCGCTATTATCAGGGGTCTATGCCGGTGATATCGATCATATGAGCCTGGAATCCACTTTCCCGCAGTTCTACGAAGTGGAGAAAAAGCACCGCAGCCTAATTTTAGGCATGAAAAAAACCACGCCTAAGCAGCTGCCGCAAAAGAATAGCCACAGTTCGAAAAAGATGGGTGCATTCCATACTTTCCGAAACGGGCTGGAGTCGCTGACAGAAGCATTGGAAGAACAGCTGACGGATATAACGGTTATGAAAGGCACGCGCGTCATCAAAGTGGAAAAACAAGGTGACAGTGCTGTTCTGACAATGGGCGATCAGCAGAAAATTGAGGCTGACGCGGTTATCCTGGCAACAAGCCACACAGTGGCAAGCCGCCTGTTTGAGCCATACGGTCTGCTGAATGAACTGGGAACGATACCGACTACATCGGTCGCAACCGTTGCGCTCGGCTATCCGAAACATGCAATGAAGAAGGAGATTGACGGAACAGGTTTCCTTGTGCCGCGCAGTAGCAATCACTCCATCACCGCCTGTACGCTCGTCGACCGCAAATGGCCGACAACCACCCCTGACGACAAAGTCATGGTTCGTGCATTCGTCGGGCGTGTCGGGGAAGAAGCGATTGTCGACTTGCCCGACAGCGAGATAGAGAAAATCGTGCGCAAAGACTTAGGAGAAATCCTCGGTCTCGAAGGTGAACCGGAATTCTGTATCATTACACGCTGGAAAGACGACCGTCCGCAATACCGTGTCGGTCATAAAGACAAAATCCTGCGCGCGAGAGAAGAACTCCAAAGTGAATTCCCAATGATCCAGCTGGCCGGCGCTTCCTATAACGGAGTCGGCTTACCGGACTGTATCGATCAGGGAGTCGCCGCAAAAGATGAAGTACTGGCAAGACTATTCAGTTAA
- a CDS encoding IclR family transcriptional regulator codes for MNQTQTVGRALDILFALAEEDRLLTVKEISEKVSIPTSTVYRLIKTLEINDIISREPNGGIGLGFRLFTLAQKLNNKMENDLLESSLPILRQLTEKLHETSFIALKKGDVGVTVQSVEVDRLIRFVTSNGKKHPLTEGATGKAILAFEKKEIIHKVLTTIPETEQTSFSAELHKIRENGYVKTIGEVDEDTFAVAAPIFNMSNEVIASINIAGPKMRFDQVDMEQVVGEIKRASQRLTASLRVIK; via the coding sequence ATGAATCAAACTCAAACTGTAGGACGTGCGTTAGATATTTTATTTGCATTGGCGGAGGAGGATCGATTATTGACAGTGAAAGAGATATCTGAAAAAGTGTCCATACCCACTTCTACAGTCTATCGGCTAATTAAAACATTGGAGATAAACGATATAATATCCAGAGAGCCGAATGGGGGCATTGGATTAGGTTTCAGGTTATTTACATTGGCACAGAAATTAAATAATAAAATGGAAAATGACCTGTTAGAGTCGTCTCTTCCTATTTTACGGCAACTTACAGAAAAGTTGCACGAGACATCCTTTATAGCATTGAAAAAAGGTGATGTCGGCGTTACGGTACAATCCGTAGAAGTAGACCGATTAATTCGCTTTGTTACAAGTAATGGGAAAAAACATCCGCTGACTGAAGGCGCTACAGGTAAAGCAATCCTCGCCTTTGAGAAAAAAGAAATCATTCATAAGGTTTTAACCACAATCCCGGAGACAGAACAAACTAGCTTTTCTGCTGAATTGCATAAGATCCGGGAAAATGGTTATGTGAAGACTATAGGTGAAGTGGATGAAGATACATTCGCGGTCGCTGCACCGATTTTCAATATGAGCAATGAAGTAATTGCAAGCATAAATATAGCAGGCCCCAAAATGAGATTTGACCAAGTAGATATGGAACAAGTTGTTGGGGAAATAAAAAGAGCCTCACAAAGACTTACAGCTTCATTGCGTGTAATTAAATAA
- a CDS encoding IS3 family transposase — translation MGIGQSISCRVNFWDNASRESFLGHFKDETNIKNCEILEADQEIKSYMTYNNHCRGHWNLKKLPPEIY, via the coding sequence ATGGGAATAGGACAATCCATATCATGCAGAGTGAACTTCTGGGATAACGCCTCACGAGAATCATTTCTTGGTCACTTCAAGGATGAAACCAATATAAAAAATTGTGAGATACTAGAAGCTGATCAAGAAATCAAGAGTTATATGACGTATAACAACCATTGTAGAGGTCACTGGAACTTGAAAAAGCTGCCGCCTGAAATATACTGA
- a CDS encoding TRAP transporter substrate-binding protein, translating into MKNITKIFLVITLCVGVLAGCSSGRGDSSGNEMKTLSLAHGGALNSHLQEAALKFQELVEEKTDGKIKIEIHPNSELGAEREMAESLQSGSIDLAVLSTGPLGNFANKISVLDFPFLFEDAAHAEKLLDGELGEQISQQLEDAGLKNLYWVDNGSYNIATNDKPIRKFEDLKGLKLRTQENQIQIDTINAFGASATPIAFSELFLAAQQGIVDGQGNSLAVLIPQKYYEVHKYLTITNHMYSGGAILMNNEIFNKFDEDTQEILMNSAKEAGIFEREFVQKLNEDYAKVAEENGMEIIRDIDLDPFKEAVKPIYVKYENKYGELFKIIEDGK; encoded by the coding sequence ATGAAAAACATTACAAAAATATTTTTAGTCATTACTTTATGTGTGGGAGTACTTGCAGGATGTTCAAGTGGTAGAGGTGATAGTTCTGGAAATGAAATGAAAACGCTATCACTTGCGCATGGAGGTGCGTTAAATTCACATCTTCAAGAAGCGGCATTGAAGTTCCAAGAGCTTGTAGAGGAAAAGACTGATGGGAAAATTAAGATTGAAATTCACCCTAACTCAGAATTAGGCGCGGAAAGAGAAATGGCGGAATCATTACAATCCGGTAGTATTGATTTGGCTGTTCTATCAACTGGTCCGCTTGGTAATTTTGCAAATAAAATTAGCGTATTAGACTTTCCTTTTTTGTTTGAAGATGCTGCCCATGCTGAAAAGTTATTGGACGGTGAGCTAGGAGAGCAAATATCCCAACAATTAGAGGATGCTGGCCTTAAGAATCTGTATTGGGTGGATAACGGTTCATACAATATTGCAACGAATGACAAACCAATCAGAAAGTTTGAGGACTTAAAAGGTCTGAAGTTAAGAACACAGGAAAATCAGATCCAAATTGATACAATCAATGCGTTTGGTGCATCCGCAACACCGATTGCTTTTAGTGAACTATTCTTGGCTGCACAACAAGGAATTGTCGATGGCCAAGGTAACTCTTTAGCTGTCTTAATTCCGCAAAAGTATTATGAAGTTCACAAATACCTGACAATTACGAACCATATGTATTCTGGCGGTGCAATCTTGATGAACAATGAAATATTTAATAAATTTGATGAGGATACGCAAGAAATTCTTATGAATTCAGCGAAAGAAGCAGGAATTTTTGAACGTGAGTTCGTTCAAAAACTAAATGAGGACTATGCAAAGGTAGCGGAAGAAAATGGAATGGAAATCATCCGAGATATTGATTTAGATCCTTTTAAAGAAGCGGTAAAACCTATATATGTAAAATATGAAAATAAATACGGCGAGTTATTCAAGATCATTGAAGATGGAAAATAA